The genomic interval ATAATGACATGTCCTAACTGCCTAAGCGGGGGTTTAGTATtgttgctgcatctctttgactgaTTGTAGGAACCTGTGCTCTGGCCTGACACACAAAGTGAGCATGTATACACACCTTCTTCAGTTCATTTGTATTATACGCTGAAGAAGGCTTGGGCTATGCGTTGGCGTTTGTAACAGTCCAGGTAGGACACGCGTTTCTGAATTCCTCAAAATAGGGCATTTATATGTACGCTGATGGACTGGTGTCTGGTCTAAGATGAATCACGGCCTCAGACCTTGAATATGGCCACCTCAGTTCCTTAAACCACTAAATGGGTTAAAATGTTGTTAGAAGTTACTTATGACATTAAAAGCAGACCCAATAACCCAAGATCCAGCAGCAGTAAGATGATTGCTCCTTTAGCTCAACAAGTCATTATTCTAAAAGCACAAAGCTTGTGGGTTCAAAAATCATAACCTATTCACCTCCTATAAATTAACTTGGAAAAACTGTCAGGGAAATTCAATGACATTATGTAATTTTCTATGGCCCTTTGCTTAATAAATTACTATATCACCTAAAGATTAAAAATGACTGAACTAAATGCTTAAGGTGTTGACCCTAATTTAATCTCTAGATTGACGATCAATATAAAGCAGGCCATGGCCGCCATAGGCATCGTAACTTTCATAGACGGGGAGGTTTTTCCACTCAGGCTGGTAGGTGGTTGTGCTATATACAAAGGCTTTCATTCTTCTTGGTGCATCTGCTGATTGCCCAGATGGTGTGCTCTCTCCCGCCCACTGTTTCACCTCCAGCTCCACCGATGTGCGCTGGTACATGTGAGGACAACCCTCAAACTCATCCAGAAACTGCAGCATCTGGGAATCCACACAGTAAACCTCCCCCTCGACCTGCCGGCCCACGCCTGGGATGTTCAGCAGGAAGGGGATGTTGTATTTGCCTGCAATCACCAGCGGGAACCTCTCAATGGTGCGTGCGCCGCAGCAGTACTCAGCATGTCCGTTCCTCTCGTCTGTCATTCTGAAGTAGTTGGGCTGGCCTTTCTTCAGGGTGCCATACACAAAGACACGAGCCATGTGGGCAGTGACAGTGACCAGCGTCTGGGACAGTTGGACACCAAGAGTGTCAGTTTACAGAAAGAGTTTATCAACAAGCTATGCATTTGAGTTTTGAGCTACTTATAGTCTGAGGGGCAGATAATTTACATTAGAAATACAGATTAGATAACAAAAGTATTACTCTCAAATCAGTAATATTTTTCATAGAGATACCACAACTTAAAACATGCACAGAATAGGGTCATGCTATGatttacaataaataaacacGCCTCTGATGTCAGCTTGGGATTACAGAGATCTTATCACTcaaaaaaacactgtaaaaCAGTTCCAGGTCTTATTCGACAAACTTAATGCCATTTACCAGTCATAATTCCTCCAATATGAGAACAATTTGTCGAGTGTTTCTTAAATACATCAAGAAGAAATCCAGAAAATGCAGCAGAAATCATTTAACTGTAGGCATTACTACTGAATGTTTGGTTAAAACTCCTTAAATGTTATACAGGACCAAAGACCACAATGAATAAATAGAGACGCAGGACGTATTAGCCAATGTTTGTCAAAAATCAAAGGATCAGCATTGGGGTATCAGTCTTGGTCTATATTGCAGGCCAATATTAATTTATACTTTAGTCAAATATTcaagttagcagcaccagagctaaagacataACTAGTAAAATAATAGCAGCGATTGCATTGGACGATCAGCCTTTTTCTGTAGTGAAGGATGAGGGATTTCCTCAGCTCACCCCTTACAACCTCACTACAACCTTCCGTCACACCTAGTACTCCGTCTCTGATGTGGTTGCTGCACACACCTACAGAAGGAATGAGTCTGTTGCTGGCGTTATCATTATTGTGCCCGTCACCTGTTCCGTAACTACAGACACTAATCACTTAATGGCTATTCATTATTCACTATTCACATCATTAAGCGAATTGGTCAATAAGCCAGATATTTAAACCATACTGTACTGGTAGTGGGTTTCTGCCAGCAATCTTTACATATCATTTTAATGTCACCATTGCACCATTTATAACATTCTTATTATATTCATAAATGTTTATAgagtagtgtactgtatactgtaatgAACAGAGTAGAGCAAATCAGCTCCAATATACATTACTTAGATTTGTATACTGTCACTCTAAAAACATGCACGGCAACAAATGCTTAAAAATAATAGGAATGTACTCAATAAAAGTTTGTTTTTCGTGTCGTTTTATACTTTTAAATTCATCCAGCACAATCTTTACTAAATAAACTAAATGTAgcaaatttattaaaatctACTAAATTTTTCTAGACTTGTCAGCAACACGCGTAAATTCAGCTGGCTGGAAAAAATACCTACTGAAGGACGTACGTTGGTTCTACCTGCCAAGAACACACAGCTGTCATTATACAAACGGAGGAAGCAGAGAAACGTCCCCACTTTCCGTTGACACATCAATAAGAAAAGGTATGTACACAATCATCATTTCTTCTACTCTTTTTTTAAAGGagttttaattattatatttttcttgGAACTGTTTTGCCGTTCGCTCGATTCCCATTGCTTACATATACCTTTAAGTAAATTTGACATTAACTGAGTGGAACATATCGTACAATGACTTTGATAGATTATCAAAGGAAGACAGATTATTCATTACATCATTGTTACATTCAGTACAGTATGCATTCACTTGGTTAATAAGTAAGAAGGTGAATTCTGATTCTTTCAGTCAACATTTTCTGTAAACTAGCCATGTTAGCTGTCCCTCCTGATGAACAGTCATTATTTTCCTGAAATTGATATGATAAATGGAGATTTCAGTCTGTAACATTAATGTAACTTTCTCAGCTCACCAGACTGTTAGTGAAAGTTGTCAGTTAACTGACTTTCAAGCATTCTAGTTAAGGTTAACCTTATTCATCTTAATCTCCAGATACTTTGGACTGTTTTCTCTGTGTAAAAAAATCAAGATATGCTAAATATTAATTTGTCTTAGAACTTTGTATAGACTTGCAGCCAGAACTCAAAGAAACTACATTGTTATATTAGAAACtacatttgcatatgtgtgttttgttattAAATTGATCAGCACCATCATTAAATTCAAAGTATATAAGCTTTAAGTTTAAGGGAGTTGGTTTCACTCTAACTCTTAGTTTAGCCTGAGATGGCAGTGTACAGTATGCAGTGGGACCCTGCAGTGTAAAAGGACTCTTCTAAAGCACTATAGACTGGAACACGACACTCGTTCTGTTCCACGTCCACATTTTGATTGCTTTTGCTCTTTTAAAACATGGAATGCACTTCCATGGAAGAGCTGAAATTAATCTCTGGCATAGCATCTTTTCCAGTTATAAAAAATATCATTGAGGTTAATCTCAAGAAACGTGATTGGTTAAGGAAATATACAAAGCTAACCCAATGACTGAAGGCCTCAGTGAAGGTGGTCCAGTTTCACCTTCTTTTAAGAGAAAAGCATTTTTCAAGAAGAATTTTAACACTGTTGAACTAGTGGAATACTCCAGTCACAGATGTTTTCAGTATGTTCCAGCTCTTCAGTCCTTACAGTAGGTTTTTTGTAACAGAGAAATTGCAGTGAAGCCATTTTCAAGTGTAGAGAGGAAGAGTAGCATTTTCATGATGGAAATCATTACAATGAAAACTCTGAGAATGATTGTCCCGCTCATCCTATATGTGGATGATTTTGAAATATGTAATCCACTTGGGACTTCcagaaagaaacagaaaatatcTGCCGTTTACTTCGCTTTGGCAAATGTGCCTTCAGAGTTGAGTTGCAGTTACCTTGCAGTCCTCAGTAAGTCTGCTGACATGAAGAAATTTGGATATGAAAAGGTTCTTGAACCACTTCTCAAATACCTGGCTAATGTTGCAACAGGAAGGAGTTTATATCGCCAGTTCAGGAAATATCGAAGGCACTGTCTATTGTACTGCACCCTGCAATGACAATGAGGTGCCCCCTTATTAATCTGAAGTACCtcaaaacactgaaatatataGGTTTTCCTAGAAACCTCAACCGCTACCCCACTCTTTGGCTAATCAAAATCTATCTTATTGAAACTAAACAAGTTAATTAACTGAGCTGATTATTAAATTTAAGAAATACATGGAATATCTGGGAtacccctgaggagaggtttgggaactgaagtggttTTCATCTAGCTACCCAACAAGATATCAGCATCAGATTatggagaacagaaaaaaatcatgttagtttttaattgttttacttttaatttgcatatattctaatgtaaaataactgttttgtttttgtaagaAAAAAGTTAATTACCCAGGTAAATCGTTTTAAACGTTTGCTTTGAGTGCCTAAGACttgacatctatctatctatctatctatctatctccgTAGTATCCACAGTTACACCTCTCTTACGGAGTTTATCATACGTGTCCGCCTTTCTCGGTTTCCCTGATCACGTGTCAGTTAAACATTTCCTGTGCATGCGCCCAATACCACAATACACACATTAGGTCTTGAGCTTTCAGTTCCTATTACCGAAGCGGCGTCTCATTCCAGCTTCTGCCATAACCACAAACACTAACAAACCTGGTCAGCATATTCTGAAGAACAGGTGAAATATTACAGAACCAGGCGTTAGAACAGACTGATGGATAAACTGTATTAACCCCCAAGAGCAAACTAAGGTGCAAACAGCACCGGCAAGAGAAACAGTAAGTCAAAATAATAAAAGGTACTTACATTGTGTATGAGAACATATCAACTAATAATGCTAATGTTCGGGATACAGagcaaataaatataaatatggtGCATATAATGCACGAAATAAAGTGCCATCTTTACCCTGTTCAAGATCGTTTTTGCCGGTTGGGTTTCCAATTACAAGACTGTAAAACACGCTTTCCCATATTCCGTGGTCCGTCACTTTCACACATAGTTTCAGGGACAACTGGATATACTCCTGCCATAGAAGTCACaagaaataaacattaaatgaaCTGAACTTACCTTCGCCAGACTCCCTGTTCAGCAGATGACTTTGAAAGCACGAAGTTTATGCCACACCTACGATGTGTAAGGGCTACGGCAACCTTTGTAGGACAAAAATctctttatatttatatttaaccaTGCGCTTTTATATATGAattcttttatttattgttagagTACTGTTCTCGAACCAATTAACCAAATCGGATTTAAACATATACAATGAGCCAGACTTATAAaatttctgttatttatttatcagaatGAACACTGCAATACAAATATCAAATGAATATTTGCAACATTATAGGCCAGTTTGTGTCAGACAGTCGTCTTGTGCTGCTGGTGGAGTTTACGTCGCAGCATGCTGTAGTTCTCCCTGGTGCCTGCCGCATTGGGGTCGAGCTCTAAGGAGAGCTCGTAGTGCTTCTTAGCAAAGTCCAGTTTCCCCCAGCGATGGTACAGAACAGCTGAAATGGAACCACAGTCACTTCTCAGCACAGCAAGTACATGTATTATTATACTGTGTATGTATTGTAACATTCCTCTCAACCTAAGGTCACTGAAAGCAAAGTGTACACATTCAGGGTTGTTAGAAAtataagaaaatgaaatgtcTTACCAAGGTTGCCGTGGCAACTGGCGGCATTAGGGTTAATTTTCAGTGAATTAAGGAAGAAACTCTCCGATTCCTGAAAGGGATTCAGACATTACTatatttaatgaatgaatgaatgaatgaattcatACTATATTTAACTGTAGTACTTATTGGTCATGCCTGATATTTTGAAACCTTGAACATATTACAGATTTTGGGAGGGTATGTGGGTCTGTTAGTGACCGGCAGTTCAAATCGCCGGGTCTGCAGAGTGACTTAACGATTGGACCCCTGAGCAAAGCCTTTAACGTTCATTTTCCCCAGCGACTGTCtggactctgctttctcaatccTACAGTGCTTTGGATGAAAGGACCAGCCAAACAAATGAAATGTTAATACTGGATATATATTCCAAAAATACAAAGTGCCAGTCATTTTCAGTCTCCTCATCAGGTACCAAAAAATTACTGAAAACAGGCAAATATAATTTAACCAGAACACAAGAAAGTGAATAATACTTTTCTAAAGAATTTTAAATGCATGAAATATAACAACACTTTGAATAAACAACTTAAGCAGTTACTGTACCTTGTATTTCTGCTGTTTACCAAGAACATTAGCCAAAGAAAACATAATTGTGTGGTCTTTGGGCAGAAGTTTCAATGCTTCTTTACCAACCCTTTCAGCCTGAGCCAGGTTGCCTTGGGGAGAGAAAAAACATTAAAGCTGAGATATTATAATTAACCTGTTTATGAGGTATTCTGAATAAAGCCTGACTTCTCTGTCATAAAGATAGAAAACAGAAGTGCCAATGTAATGGCatcataatttaaaaaagttttgttttcagtGAACAAAACTGATTATTGGCCTCAAGAATGTTGCAAAGGAAGCTTTAAATGTGAACTGGGGGTTTAGGTCTCACAAGGTGGAGACAAAGCTCTTCATTACAGCATCAGGCGTTGAAGATGAGTCACGCTGGTTGGCAGATAGCTGGGTAGGCTGCGGCTTTCTCCCTTATGCTTCTTATGGTGACATATACAGGCGGCTGTCACAGCGTACTGATACAGTCTCAGTGAACTTATCCTGCGTATTTTCTACATGCTCTGCTGCCATAAACAATAAGAGCAAGCTTTCTGTTATTACTGTGCATGTAATTGGTTATCTTAGGCATGTTTTTTAAGTGTCCGTTTCCTGTGTTTACACTGTCAGTTATCTTAAAAGCACTGAAATGCTTGAAGTCAGATTGTTCCCTGATAAGGATCTGTACTCATGCTTTTTAAAGAAAAGGAAATATTACCATTAATTCTCACTTAACCACACTTTCTTTATAGTGTTCTAGGGAACACAAACAAGGTCTGACAGGAGTTACAGTTGGTTCTTTAAAAGACTGAATTACGGCGAAAAATACATTCATCTTCCTTGAAAATAATTTGTGACAGAAAACTAGCTGCAGCTGTGACAATTATAACTTCACAAAATGTACCTTTTTTCAGAAAATGTGTTACATTTGCAAGAACAAAGTAAGTTGTCAAGGAAAATACGCATTTGTACTAGATCCATTGACTAGGAAAAAACTGAGAGAAATGTTACAACATGCCTCAACTtctaaaaacatttataaagtATTCTATGTGGAAAAGctggctggggacaccctgccACTGCCGGTAGCAGAAAACAGCAGCGTGTGAAGCACTGCAGGCAGACATGTCTGTACCTGTGTTGTCGAGCAGAATCACCATGTTGTTCCAGGCCAGGCTGTGGTCTGGTTTTAGCATAGTGGCATTCCTCCACGCATTGAGGGCATCGAGGTGCCGGTTCAGATCTGCGTACTGTGGATGAAAGTGCCGTGAGGGGACAGAAATGGGGACGCGAGGGGGCAGGAAATTACCTACACGTAGAgctgggtaattcaggtccgtagagtaaaagtccagaccaagattttgtttcaaccaaccagttgagcatcaagagtcacagagtattcaactggttggttgaaacaaaatcctagtctggacttttactgaACCTGAATTACACAACTCTGCTCACATGCCATTAATACATCACAAGTCTAAAGAATGCTTAAAACGGTCTGTCACATGGTCCACCTACTGCCCTCACGTGACAAAAAGTGTCTTTGGAGAACTCGTACTGTGAAAAAGGGTTCCTTACGAGTCGTCCAAGGTTGTAGTAGCAGTCAGGATATTTTCTCCTGAATTTGATGGCGTTCCAGTAGCTCTGTTCAGCATCATCAAATCTTTTCAGACTGTTCTGCACAATTCCCAGATTCATCCATGCTGCAGCAAAGTCAGGCCTAGAGAAAAGCACATGGTTGTTTAGGCATTAAAGAAAGCCTTTGGCGTGAGGTGTCGCCCAGATACAAACTGAATGTGAACCGCTTTGGCGTGAGGTGTCGCCCGGATACGCACTGAATGTGAACCGCTTTGGCGTGAGGTGTCGCCCGGATACGCACTGAATGTGAACCGCTTTGGCGTGAGGTGTCGCCCGGATACGCACTGAATGTGAACCGCTTTGGCGTGAGGTGTCGCCCGGATACGCACTGAATGTGAACCGCTTTGGCGTGAGGTGTCGCCCGGATACGCACTGAATGTGAACCGCTTTGGCGTGAGGTGTCGCCCGGATACGCACTGAATGTGAACCGCTTTGGCGTGAGGTGTCGCCCGGATACGCACTGAATGTGAACCGCTTTGGCGTGAGGTGTCGCCCGGATACGCACTGAATGTGAACCGCTTTGGCGTGAGGTGTCGCCCGGATACGCACTGAATGTGAACCGCTTTGGCGTGAGGTGTCGCCCGGATACGCACTGAATGTGAACCGCTTTGGTGTGAGGTGTCGCCCGGATACGCACTGAATGTGAACCGCTTTGGCGTGAGGTGTCGCCCGGATACGCACTGAATGTGAACCGCTTTGGTGTGAGGTGTCGCCCGGATACGCACTGAATGTGAACCGCTTTGGGGTGAGGTGTCGCCCGGATACGCACTGAATGTGAACCGCTTTGGCGTGAGGTGTCGCCCAGATACGCACTGAATGTGAACCGCTTTGGCGTGAGGTGTCGCCCGGATACGCACTGAATATGAACCGCTTTGGCGAGCAGCTCCTCAGCTTCCAGAAGCTCGTTCCTCTCCTTCAGGATATTCCCCAAGTTGTTCATTGCATGGACGTACTTTGGATGCAATCTGCCGAGAAAAGTTTACCATGTCCTATAAGCAGACAACAATTGCCAGTCTCTCTAATTAGTGTATCTAATGAGGTGTTACCTCACGGCTTCTCTGTAATATCTGATTGCAGCACTCTGATTACCACGGTCTGCCAGGTTTTTCCCAACATTGTAATGAACCTGAGAAAAAGGCATTAGGAAAAGTAATAAtacatattaaaacaatattaagGTATTTCAACCTTGTAGAAAGGTTCAGAACCTTAACAAAACAAAGGATATTTAAAGCACATATCTTGTTGCTGTCTCAAAAAGTTTTTACTAAAGAGTTTGTAAATCACCTGCAACTAAAAAGTGATTAAGTATTAGTAAACATACTTAGAAATGTGTCACACTGGAGCCTTAGTGGTCCGCTCCTTAGCTATCTAGGAACTGTTACTCATCATTTCATAATATATACTAGTAAATAAAAAGATTCACTTACAAATTTCGAAATTTATTATGAAGATATTTTGTCtcataaaaatatttactaaGGAGCTTGTAACTGCTTAATTATGACTTATTTCTGAGTACAATTACTAACCCATtactttacatttgcaagtgatttgtaagctgttttgtaaatgcCAGAAGCAAGATATGATTGTAACACATTTCTAAATTTGTTTCTGAATGAATCTTTGTATCTATTAATGTATTATCAGGTTATTAATAATAGCTCATTAATAGTTAAGGAGCAGACCATAAACTGTCACCAAAAGACCACCGATTACGAACAGGAACGCGACATATGAACAATGCGCAAATGAAACAGTGCAGAACAGTGTGAGTGCGGGGAGAGGCCCTGACCTTGGCGTTGAatgggcagacagacagagcgcTGCTGAAGAGGCTCTGCTCGGATCGCCACTGGTGACTGCGGAAAGCACAGCGGGCCATGTTGGTGCACAGCAGTGCCAGCAGGGCGAGGCGGAGCGGCTTCTGCTGGAACGCAGCGGCGGAACATAAGGGTCAAGACCGGCGATATAAAGCCAGTGAGCAAAAACTGGAGTCGAGCAGCTGAGAACAAAACTGGTGCTTGATATCACCGAGGTCAGTTGCCATTCACCTGACGGTCCCTCCGAAGGCTGCAGACCACCCCCACGCCGTAGGTCACTATCAGACAGTAGCCGGCTGTGGAGAGGTAGAGGACACGCTCCGCTATGACGAACCCAACTCTGAAGAAGAGGTTACTGGCAGGGAGAAATGGCACCACCAGCAGGACCAGCCCAAGCGTAAGAACCCTGTCCCATTAAAGGAAACCAGTCACTTTCTTTTGGTATTTTCATCTAGACGATAAAATATAATGACAATAGTTACATTATTTCCATTTACAGTActagtcaaaagtctggacacgcCTGATTTTTAATGCATCTGTCTCTATTTTAGATATCTTAATCATTTTATAGTAAAAGGCCTTGAGGCAATGATGTAAAACATCAATTATTGTGATGACCTAGAAAAGTGTTCAGTGAAATTTCTGAAATTTTATACTCTTCAGAATAGCCCCCTTTTGCATCAATGACAGCACAGAAGACTCTTGGCACTTTCAagcagcttccagatgtagccacctggaaagCTTCTCCTATAGttctgaaggagtttccacaaggtTTAGCCACAAGTTGACtgccttgctcttactctttgaTCCAACAAATCCCCAACCAGCTCTGTAGGGTTTAGGTCAGGGGATTGTGGTGGGTGCTACAGCACTTCATATCTctccttgttcacaagataatacttaCTACATGatctcagtggggggggggggtgcttagGGTCATTACCtcgttgaaaaacaaatgattttcattaCTCGTGTCTAGACTTTCAACTGGTACTTCACACTAAGTACTGATAAAAACctataaaatgtaacaaaaactATTGAACCAGTGAAACAACTGTCTGAACTTGTTTTTAAcaggtaaactttaaaaatgaaaataacacaCAAAACTCCACAGAGCAGGAGAGCAAAGAAACCTCATACAGATAAGTTGGTAAAAGCTCAGACTATGGACAGTCCTGTACACTGGAGTGATCTGTGGATTTACCTTCTTCTGTGACCATCCGCTGAGCATAAAGCTTGGATGGTCAAGCTCCCCAGGCCTCCCCAGAGGAGGATTGGCCACATCACTCTCCAATCAAGAGCAGATTCGATGAGAGGCACACAGCCCATCGACCAATCAAAGCACAGCCACCAGGGGCACAGGAGCAGCCATGTGTTCAAGAAGTAGTAGTAGTGATAGTTTATAGCCTGCTGACCATGTGAGGAGCAGACATGGTACAAAATACATTAGATACATAGACAGCCTGAGGACTCCATGGACAGTAACTGTTTAAAACAATgagaacacaaaaaaacatttatccacTCAAATATGCAAGTTTTGCAAATGCAATATAGACTTAGTATCAAGAAAAATGAGTCACAATGTGAGACTGACATGCACTGTCAATCATTGCCTGCTCTAACTAATTGGTAATGATCTATAATAGCCTGTGCTTGATAATCAGTGAAAACCTCACCTACCATGGGTTTCAAATATTAATTTCTGATAGTACTACTTAATagttccatccattcatccggTCAGGGATGTTGGGAGGGACATACCCACACAgcaggaggagaacatgcaagctccccacacacagcaggaggagaacatgcaagctccacccacacagcaggaggagaacatgcaagctccccacacacagcaggaggagaacatgcaagctccacccACACAGCAGGAAGAGAAACTGCAAGCTCCACCCACACAGCAGGAAGAGAAACTGCAAGCTCCACCCACACAGCAGgaagagaacatgcaagctcctcACACACAGCAGAAGTGGCATTAGAACCCCAACATCCACCACAGGGAACCACTCTGCCACCCTAACGGTACTTCACTACGGATACCGTCATCATACCGTCATCATCACCAACAGCACAATCAAGAAAGAGTTTATCATCTTACTCACTCTAAGAAACACATTTTCTTGAAAGGAAGCTGGGTTGTCTACTTCAGTGAAGGCTGGGGGACCAGTACCCATGATCCTCCAGCGTGTGTACAACAGGAGGCCTCCTCCAAAGGTGAGCAGAGCTACCCGTGTTAGGAAACCCCGTTTAAAGAATACAGTAACCTGGCACAcggagaagaaaaaaagaaagaggacATCTTAACTCTGTCAACTGGCCTCTGTTTTTCTGTATACAAATGGCTCTAGGGTCTGAAATATACCTCTGCTAATTTTCCTTTTAATATGACTCTCTTGCTAAGTTCCAAGATATTTATGTTGCAGATCAGGAGGATGTCGAAGGCAGCGTTTACTCCCTGAGTGCAGAGACCGAAACACAAGCTCAGTAAATGAATGAAGGTGCACAAATGAAAAAAGGAATAAAGCATTTATGGCAGGACAAAATCTATGAGACAGTAAGTTAGAAATTCTCTCAAGGTGCCATGGGAGAAAATATAATTCACATTTTGAAACGCTGCTAATGACTCAGTGTCCTAAACGTCAATTTCCGAAATTCCTACCAGAACCGTGATTCCTTGTTCCTTGCAAAGCATGGCAACAGCACACAGCATGAGGCTGATGATGACCCATCGCGCAGAGAAGATCTCACCTTTATGGTTAcctgaaaagaaaaatgtgCCGAAAAACCTGAACGGACCCATGCACAAAGGGTTAATTTGATTTTTACGTCCAATAATTAACATTACAAAATGGTCTGCCCAGGTCAgctaatttatatttttataaatattcttAAACAATTATAAATTTATATCAAAATATAGCCCGTGCATcacagaatttttttaaatgatcaaatTTCCATTTTATTCTTACCTCTCTGGAAAGCTCTGCAATATGTAAGAAAGGATAACTGGAAGAACAGGGCACATAAGAGGTCAGCCCTGCCCACAATGCCTGCCACCTTCGGTAGGAAAGAAAAGCCTGTGAGATTCCATTACGGCCCACCAACCCCCATACTGACCCTCTCTCAAATAGAGAGAGCCTCTCATCCATTTCCCTAGGAAGTCAAACAGCCTGGCAGAGAAAATCTTATGCATCCATTAGATCGGTTTCACATGTTCACCAATATGTCAGCCACATGAAAGCAACCCGCATGCCACATTTCCTGCAGGCTCTACGGAATGTGCCGCTTTCCACACCTTGTGTTTCG from Paramormyrops kingsleyae isolate MSU_618 chromosome 16, PKINGS_0.4, whole genome shotgun sequence carries:
- the tmtc4 gene encoding protein O-mannosyl-transferase TMTC4 isoform X4, with the protein product MALPEVHWERHVLLPAASPCHSRIVVGMAALLCFINSYDGDFVFDDSEAIINNKDLKPETPLNNIWGNDFWGTNLSSNTSHKSYRPLTVLTFRLNYLLAGGLHPVGFHVLNIALHSVISVLMIDVFAILMGGTVSQAPKSSFLAALLFAVHPVHTESVAGIVGRADLLCALFFQLSFLTYCRAFQRGNHKGEIFSARWVIISLMLCAVAMLCKEQGITVLGVNAAFDILLICNINILELSKRVILKGKLAEVTVFFKRGFLTRVALLTFGGGLLLYTRWRIMGTGPPAFTEVDNPASFQENVFLRAINYHYYYFLNTWLLLCPWWLCFDWSMGCVPLIESALDWRVMWPILLWGGLGSLTIQALCSADGHRRRVLTLGLVLLVVPFLPASNLFFRVGFVIAERVLYLSTAGYCLIVTYGVGVVCSLRRDRQKPLRLALLALLCTNMARCAFRSHQWRSEQSLFSSALSVCPFNAKVHYNVGKNLADRGNQSAAIRYYREAVRLHPKYVHAMNNLGNILKERNELLEAEELLAKAVHIQPDFAAAWMNLGIVQNSLKRFDDAEQSYWNAIKFRRKYPDCYYNLGRLYADLNRHLDALNAWRNATMLKPDHSLAWNNMVILLDNTGNLAQAERVGKEALKLLPKDHTIMFSLANVLGKQQKYKESESFFLNSLKINPNAASCHGNLAVLYHRWGKLDFAKKHYELSLELDPNAAGTRENYSMLRRKLHQQHKTTV